The genome window CATAGGCGGTCGCGTTCGGCCAGATCGTGGCGGTCAGAGCCAGGAGGCTGCTACCGACACAGGCGCAGATCAGGCCGAGTGCCGCGAGCGGAAAGCCCGGCGGTGGCATATCGGTGCGGGCGCAGTAAGCACGGTAGGCCTTGAGTAAGAGTGCCAGCGTCGCGAGGGCAAAGAGTGTATCGCCTAGCGCCAGTTGATTGAAAACGAAGGCTAGGTTGGACAGGCAGGCCAGTCCGAAGATTGCACAGATGCATTTCGATCCGAAGGCGGGTGCGCCTAGGAGTCGTGGCCCAGCGGTCATCATGAATCCGAAGATGAAGAAGGCCGCAAAGCCATCGATCATCAGGCGTGGGTGAGCGAGTGCTGGATAGTAGTTGAGTGCGCCGGCAAAGAACAGCGGCCACAGCGCGACGCCGATGATGCCCCATAGGACGCCGACGGGGAAGAAGAGGCGGAATGGTTCACTCAGGCGAGTGAGGGCGTTGTTATCAGACTGGCACATAATTAACTACTGTTTTGTATTTAATTGTGTGATTTGCGATCTTTTTTAAGGTCTTCATCCTAATCATGCTCTTAAACTTGTTCTTGTGAGTTGTGGATACGGGCTTTGAGAGGGATTAGGGTTCAGAGTCGGATTACGATTAGGGTTCAGACTCCTGCACTTGTGGATTGACTCTTTTGCTCTGAATTCAGACTTCTTTTCCATGAAATATATCAGCACACGCGGCCAGGTGCCTCCTGTTTCTTTCTCAACGGCGGTGGCTCAAGGGCTTGCGCCGGATGGTGGCTTGTATCTACCTGAAGCATTGCCCGACCTGACGCCTTACCTCAAGGAATGGTCGACTCTGAGCTATGCTGAATTGTGTGAGGCGTTTTTTGCGATTTTCGCGACGGATATCGACCGTGCCGAGCTGAAGGGGATCGTCGAGCGCTCTTATACGAAGTTCGATCATGCGGACATCGCACCGATTCAAACGCTGAGCGACGAGTTGTTCGTGCTGGAGCTGTTCCACGGGCCGACACTGGCGTTTAAGGACTTTGCGCTGCAACTGTTGGGTAACCTTTACGAAGCGCAAATCGCGCGCACGGGCAATCCGATCTCGGTGCTGGGTGCGACGTCGGGCGATACCGGTGCGGCTGCGATTCATGGCCTGCTCGGTAAGACGGGTGTGAAGACTTTTATCCTGTATCCGGATGGCCGTGTGTCGCCGCTGCAGGAGCGTCAGATGACTTGCACGGGTGCGGACAATGTCTTTCCGCTCGCGATCAAGGGCAGCTTCGACGATGCACAGGCGGCGATGAAGACCGTGTTCGAAGACCATGCTTTTGCGGCTGAAGTCGGCCTGTCGGCGGTTAATTCGATCAACCTCGCGCGTATTTTGGCGCAGTGTGTCTATTATCTCTCTGCTTACTTCCGCTTGCCGGAAGCAGTGCGCGATGAGACGACGTTCGTGGTGCCGACGGGGAACTTCGGCAATGTGCTGGCCGGTTGGTTAGTGCAGCGCATGGGAGTGCCGATCAAGGGCTTCCGCGTAGCGACGAACCAAAATGATATTTTACACCGTCTGTTCCAGACTGGCACTTATCAGCTCGATGACGTGGCACCGAGCCTTGCGCCGTCGATGGACATTCAGGTCGCTTCGAACTTTGAACGCTTCCTCTATTATTCGGAGGATTGTGATTCCGCGAAGGTGCGTGAGATTATCCAGACCTTTAAGGATACGGGTAAATACGTGTTCGAAGATCTGAAGGCGGATGGCTTTAGCAGCTCCCGCACGAACGACGCCGAGATCGGTGCGATCATTAAGCGTGTGTATGAGCAATATGGCTACGTGGCTGACCCGCACACTGCGTGTGGCTTTGCGGGTGAGTTTGAAGGACCGCAGATTGTGCTATCGACTGCGCATCCTGCGAAATTCCCTGAGACGATTGTGGATGCGATTCAGCAGGATTCGACACATCCGTCGCTGGAGGCGCTGAAGCAAATCGAGATCGTGAAGCATGCCGTCGAGCCAACTCCGGAGGCGATTAAGGCCTTCATGCGGGCGCATGTTTAGCGAACGTAGCAGCGCGCTTCTATACTCACGCGCATCATTTTTGTGAACAGCGCATTCACGCTATTTCTCGATCTGTCTGTAGGGGCTTTGCTTGCGAAGACCGCGCAAAGGCCACACGCATAGGAAGTTGAAACACTTTAGCTGCCTTCGCGGGTGCCGCCCTTCGACAAGCTCAGGGCCTTGAGCCTGTCGAAACGGCAAGCAGCACCCCTACGCTTCTAACTACTTTTTGCTACCACTTAATCGTGGCGGCGAGTTCGTATCTACGTGGTAGTTCGGCGTAAACGGAGTCATTGCCATAGAGGCTGTTGACTGCGCCCCAGTTTTCCTCGTCGGTGGCGTTGAGCATTTTCAGTGAGATCGCCCAGCGGGCGGTTTCGTATTTCATGCCTAGATCGATGGAGTATTGCCAAGGGATCTCGATGGAATCGAGTTTGGGGCCAGTGCCACCTGCTACGTGTTCGGCCGGCACGTTGAATCCCAAGTCCATCGGCGAGGTTATCAGTATGCCGCAGGTAGCGGATAGGTTATCCGTGAGTTTATAGGCGACGAGTCCATTGATGATGCTACGTGGCACTCCGGGAGTGCGGGCATCGTAGCCATCAAAGGTGTAGAAGGTGTCGTAGGCATATACGCCGCCGTTGCTGTTCACCGAACTAATCGGGGCTTGTGTGGCACTCTGTCCATTTTTTGAGATGGACTCGATATAGCTATAGCCTGCGACGACGTAAAACTTTGGAGTGGCTTGGTAAGCGACTTCGGTTTCGAAGCCCGTGATTTGCACTTTGATATCTTCGCCGCGGGACTGAGTATCGGTTCTGGTTTGGTAGAATACGTCTGCCGAATAGAAAAGTGTGTTGTCTAGGAATGTGGCTTTAAAGCCGCCTTCGACCAGTTCGCTTTTTCGGTCAAACTTATCGCCGTCGATTTTACCGTTATTCTCACCGCCGTTTTTCAGGGCTATCCCCCCTCCGAGGTCGGATGGGATCGATTCGCTGTAGTTGTAATTCGCATACAAGCTTTGAGTGGGGGTGAGTTTGTAAACTAGTCCGACGTTGAAGTTCGGGATGAAATCGTCATGGCTATCTTTTGCTTTTTCGACGCCAGAGTAGTCATTGCCTGGGTTCTCGCGCTGCAAGTAGCGAATCATGTCGCCGAACATAGGGTCTTCGGATTCTACGTGCACGAAGTCGAGGCGTCCGCCGACCAGTAGGATGAGTTGCTCTGTCAGGTTGATTTCGTCTTCGATGAATAAGCCTGCGGTCGATATCTGCGAGTCGTTGGAGTCGTTGTTGCCGAGCACGAAGTCGCCTGTGCCGGAGATGAAGTAATCGCTAGAGTTCGAACCCGGGAACCCTGATAACTTGCCGCGGCCAGATTGTCCGTGGACAGGAAATGCATTGTAGAAGCCGCCTGTATAAAACACTTCTGGATCGGTGAGTCCGACTTCCGAGTAGGGGCGGCTGAGATCCCACGCGTTGGCGGGTTCGTGGTAATAGTCGTTGACTGCCCAGACGTCTTGATAGCTGAAGCTGAGGCCGACGTTGAACTTGTGCAGCAAGTTGAGGAACTCCGCTTCGGTGCGGAGTTCGGTTCGGTTTTCGAAACGGTAGTTGTCGCGTAGCAGTTCGGTATATTGGTATGAGCTGAAGGTGTCGCGGTCGCAGTATTGAAAGAGGCTGTTGTTGACGATGGTGACATCTGGATCGGCTGTGAAGGTCTGGATCGCTTGCAGTGAGAAGTAGTCGCCATTGGAGTCGTCGCCATCGCCGTGTAGACGTGTCTCTCTATCGATCTTCGTCGTGCCATCGGTGGTGAGCGAATCTCCAAATCCGAAGGTGGTGCCTTTGCCCGTGACGTAAGTGCCGTGGTCGAGTAGATCATCGGTCGGACGATTAATGCCCCAGTTCTCGGTGTAGTTGGCATTGAAATACTCGCCATTCACATCCAGTTGATAGTTCTCATTGGGAGCCCATGTGAGTGCGCCGTAGATAGCGGTGGTTTGGCGTTTATAATCGTCCCAGTAATAATCAGTGCTGTCTTCGCCTGTGATACTGAAGCGGACGGCAAGTGTCTCGGAAATTGCGATGTTTTGATCGATCTCGAGTTGTTGCATGCCTTCGCTGTCCACGGTGGCGGTGGCGTAACCGTAGTTGTCGTCAAAGGTGGGGCGCTTTGTAATGAGGTCGACGTAACCGCCGACATATTGAGAGACGCCGATCATCACTGAGGGCGGCCCTTTGAGGATGCTTACGGATTCGACGGAGTTGAAATTTAGCGGCATACCATTGCCGTTATTCGACATGCCTTTACGCATGCCGTTGACAAGTGTGTCGGCAATTTGACCGCGGATACTGGGCGTGGTCGGCGCCCCGAAGTTGGAGCCAGTGTAGCTAGAGGTGGTGAGTTTTGCGAAGTCGCGTGGATCTCTGATACTGATGGCATCGAGTTGCTCCCTTGAAATGATGGTGATGTTACGCGGAGTGTCTAATACACTCATGTCGGAGCCGTAGACTGAATTGACGGGGCGAGCGGTGGGTAGGACGTTTTCTTCCAGTGGGATGGGGGCGTAGACAATGTAGTCTTCCAATACGGTGGTTTCCATTTCGGCCTCATCAGTTTGCTGGATACTCTCTTCCGCTAGAATCGAAGTGAGTGGTAGGCAGAGGTAATAGAACCACAGTCCAGTTGGTGTGATCGGTCGAATCGTCATGGGTAGTTGGGTCGTTGGGTAGTGTGTTGCGGATGACCTACGCTTAGCCGGCTGGCAGGTCGAGTTGCGCGATCATTTCGATCAGTTGGAGGCGGAGTTTGCGGCTTTTTGCGATGGATAGGGTTTCACAATAATGATCGATGCAGAGGCAGAGCTTAGTCAGGGTTGGGTGATCGTAGCGATAGTTGATTTCGACGATATGAACTTTGGCGAGAATGAGCTCCTCGATGTCGATCATTTTAAGTGCTGGAATCAGCGTCGTCTCAAACAGTTGGATCAATTTGGATCGGTCAGTTGTTGAAAAAGGGCCATTGTTAAATGCCTCCACCAGCTCCTCAGTGGAGAAGTCTTCGGTTTTAGGTGCGACTTGGATCGTTGGTTCGTATGGCGTGGCCGGTGTCGTTGTTGGGATGTCGGTGCTCTGGTTCGGCGGGATTTCTAGGTTCGGTAAGTCGATGGTGAATGTTGATCCAACGCCGAATTTACTTCGGACTGAGATACTACCATCCATCATTTCTACCAAGCGTTTGGAGATTGCTAACCCGAGGCCAGAGCCCATTTCTGTGCGTGTGTGGTCGCGGCTGGCTTGTTCGAAGGCATTGAAGATTCGTTTGAGTTGACCTTCGGGGATGCCTTCGCCCGTATCGCTGACGAGGCAGCGAATGTGCGCATGATGTTCGGTGATTTTAACGAGGCTGATATGTATGGAGACTGTGCCTTTATCTGTGAATTTGATGGCATTGCCAACGAGGTTGAGGAGGACTTGTCTGAAGCGAGAGGGGTCAATTATTAGCTTGTTTGGGATCGTCGGTTCTGGATGGAATTCCAGTGTAACATCTTTTTCGGCCAAGCTGGGCTGGAACATTTGCAGAGTGTCTTTACAGTTGGCGATTAGATCGGTTGGGCGTGGACTGAGGGTTAGTTTGTTCGCTTCGATTTTTGAGAGATCGAGCAAGTCTCCGATCATCGTGAGGAGCGTGTCACCTGATTTGAGAATAGCGCTTAGGTAGTTTTTATGAGCGGTGTCGCTGACCTCTTCTTTGAGAATGTCAGCAAAGCCCATGATCGAGTTCATCGGAGTGCGAATCTCGTGACTGATGTTCGCGGTGAACTCGCTCTTGATCCGATTTGCGGATTCGGCGTGCTCTTTGGCGATGACTAGTTCTTCACTTTGGCGTCGTAGTTCTCGTGTGCGAGCCTCCACCAGTATGCTGAGACGCTTACGGTGGCGTTTAGATGCGCGTAGTCTGAGGAAGTTTATCAAATAACCGATAAGTAGGAACCCACAAGCAGCCAAAATGTAGAAAGCGATGGTCTGATGGAAATAGGGTTTAACTACGAAATTCAGAACCGCATCGATCGAGTGTATACTATCGTCATCATGGCCTCCTGTGCCGACTTGGAAGGTATAGTCGCCTGGAGGAAGGTTCGTGTAAACTGCTTCTCGGCGTGAGGTCGTCTCCCAGTCTTCAAAGCCGAGTAGGCGTGTGTGAAAGGTCCTGCGGGTCGTGGCTTGGAAAGCTGGTGCGGTGTAGCTAATACGTAGCCGTTGCAAGCCGGGCTCAAAGGTGATGGTGGGGGCTTGATTGATAGAGTGTGATATTATGAGTTCCCCGTCTGCGTTTACTTCGTCGATGACTGCTTTCGGAATGAATGGGGCCGAGCTAGCTTTGTCGGGCTCTACTTTGACCACTCCACCATTGAACGCCACCCAGAATGACTGGTCGTCCATATGCGCATGGGATATGGCTGTGGCATTGTTCGAAGGCAATCCATTGGCTTTGTGGTAGCTGTGGAATGGGATTTGTTTGGGCAGTTCGTCTTGTTCAAACAAGTTTGTCTCTAGCTGATAGAGGCCCGAGTTTGATGTGAGCCAGAGGCCTCCTATATTATCATCCCAGACGTGGAAAATATTTGCGCGTGGGAAGATGCCGGTGAGATTGAATACTTTCAGCTCATTATTACGAATGCGGAAGATGCCTCCGCTATAGCCTCCCCATATTGTTCCTGAACTGTTTTCGCTGAGGTGGAATACGGTGGCATATGCGAGCTCGGTGCCTTTTGTGAAATGCACCGGCGTGTTCTCTTGAAGGTAGCAGAGGCCTCCGGATGCTAACGAAACCCAGAGTCGATCTCGTGAGTCGGAAAATAGGGACAGTGCGATGTTGGAGGGTAGTCCGTCTTCGATCGAAATATTTGATAACGTGGCGCCGTGGTAGATATCTAGACCGTAGTAAGTGGCTAAGATGAGCCGCCCGTCTGCGGTCTGTTCCATGCTGTAGATCGTGTCGGAGGTGAGACCGTGCTCTTGAGTCGTGCGGCTTATTTTTCCGTTTTTGTAGTGAAACAGTCCTTGGCCATAGCTGGAGAAGTAGATGTCTTGCGGGGTGATGATGCGAATGTCTGTGATGTCGATCCCGCGTAAATTAGGGAACCGTGCTTTTGTTGTGTCTGACTCTGTGTTGATGTGATCCACCCCGTTTGTGGAGCCGATTAGGTAGCCTCCGCTGGGGTAAGGGACGATACAGCGTGCGACTCCTCGGTGCAGTCCGTTGCGCTCGGTGTAGGTCTTGAATAAGCGCTTCTGGAGCAGCTTTAATCCATTGTTAAACGTGGTGTATGCAACACCACCTTCTTGTGTGAGTGCAATCGAGAAGATGTGATCGTCATCTTGAGTGTCGTCTTGAGCGAGCTTATCGATCGTGCCGTCGCTGTAGCGAAACATGCCGCTTTGAGAGCCGATCCATACGGTGCCATCCGCCTCTGTTAGCATGTCACGGACTTGTCCGCTTTTAGCGAGTAGATTGTTTTGGTAGAGTTGCCAGCTGCCCGATTGGTAATGGAGTAGGTCGTTGCTGCTGGTGATCGCCCAGATGGAACCGTTGAGGCCTTGCTCGAAATTGACGATGCGATTCGAGCCGGCACCCATCTCTCTAGGAGAGAAGGCTGTCACTTGGCCATTGTTGATACGGCTTAGGCCTTCCTGTGGATCGGCGATCCATAGGCTGCCATCATCCGCAAAGAGTGCGTGGTGGACGGATTGCCCGTTGAGCCCTGGAATTGGATATTCCGCGATTGCGTCATCGGTGATGTAGTAAAATTGATTTCCTCCGAGGAAGACAATATCGCCCTGCCAATCTTTAAATAGTGTGTAGTCGACGACTTTGGTGTGCGTGCTGGTTTCCCAGTGTGACATCTCGCCATCTTTGTAGCGGAAGAGGTAGCGGTGGTTCGTGTCGAAGGCCCATACACTGTCGTGTCGATCGACTAATACGTCAAAGGCGCCGCCTTTTAGTTCGGCATAGTCTTGGTGTGTGATGGCGTCGAATTCGACGCCATCGTAGCGGATCAGGCCCTCGAAGCTTGCAATCCAGAGGAAGCCACGTTCCGAGCGAGCCAGATAGTTCAACTGGTTCATCGGCAGTCCATCGTCGGACGTCAGGTTCTTGATGACGTAATCTTCAAGCGGGGTGATTGCGGCAACTGAGAGTGTTGACGAAACGATCGCTAGGAGCGCGACAATGAGCGTGCTACGCAAATGCCCGAGAATGCAGTGGATAAAGTGTGAAGTGGATAGTTGACTGGCAAACATGTGGAGTAGCCTGAGCGGTGCAGAGTCGGCCGATCACTGGGTGGGGATTTCCAAGTAGAACACATTGCCTTCGATGTCATCTCGTCCGTAGACGCCGATCTGGCCTTTATACAGGCCGACTAGACGTTTTACAATTGCGAGGCCAATGCCATGTGAAGAGCTGTTGCCCAGTGGGGCTTCGGGGCCTTTCTGGAATTTTTTGAACAGGGCATCCCTTGTTTCTTCAGGGATCGGCGCGGCTTGGTCATGGACTTCGAAGCGAAACCCCGTTTTGGATGAATTTAACGGATCCAGTCGGATGGTGATTTCCGAGCCATGTCGTGAGTATTTCACAGCATTACAAATGATGTTATCAAACATCTCGGTTAAAATACGGCGGCTGATGCGCACCAAGGGCTCGAATGCTAGATCATGCTTGAGTTGAATTGATTTTTCCTTCGCTGAAATCGAATTGAGTCGAACCAAATGGGAGATGACTTCGCCTGCGTTGGTCCGTGCTTCGGTGAGTGGAGCCGCTTCACCGTGCTTCTGTGTTTCTTCGTTGAGGATGTCATTCACTAGCTCAGTCATGCCGCGGGCACTTTCGCCCATAAGTTCGAGCATGGAGCAG of Lentimonas sp. CC4 contains these proteins:
- the thrC gene encoding threonine synthase, with protein sequence MKYISTRGQVPPVSFSTAVAQGLAPDGGLYLPEALPDLTPYLKEWSTLSYAELCEAFFAIFATDIDRAELKGIVERSYTKFDHADIAPIQTLSDELFVLELFHGPTLAFKDFALQLLGNLYEAQIARTGNPISVLGATSGDTGAAAIHGLLGKTGVKTFILYPDGRVSPLQERQMTCTGADNVFPLAIKGSFDDAQAAMKTVFEDHAFAAEVGLSAVNSINLARILAQCVYYLSAYFRLPEAVRDETTFVVPTGNFGNVLAGWLVQRMGVPIKGFRVATNQNDILHRLFQTGTYQLDDVAPSLAPSMDIQVASNFERFLYYSEDCDSAKVREIIQTFKDTGKYVFEDLKADGFSSSRTNDAEIGAIIKRVYEQYGYVADPHTACGFAGEFEGPQIVLSTAHPAKFPETIVDAIQQDSTHPSLEALKQIEIVKHAVEPTPEAIKAFMRAHV
- a CDS encoding TonB-dependent receptor encodes the protein MTIRPITPTGLWFYYLCLPLTSILAEESIQQTDEAEMETTVLEDYIVYAPIPLEENVLPTARPVNSVYGSDMSVLDTPRNITIISREQLDAISIRDPRDFAKLTTSSYTGSNFGAPTTPSIRGQIADTLVNGMRKGMSNNGNGMPLNFNSVESVSILKGPPSVMIGVSQYVGGYVDLITKRPTFDDNYGYATATVDSEGMQQLEIDQNIAISETLAVRFSITGEDSTDYYWDDYKRQTTAIYGALTWAPNENYQLDVNGEYFNANYTENWGINRPTDDLLDHGTYVTGKGTTFGFGDSLTTDGTTKIDRETRLHGDGDDSNGDYFSLQAIQTFTADPDVTIVNNSLFQYCDRDTFSSYQYTELLRDNYRFENRTELRTEAEFLNLLHKFNVGLSFSYQDVWAVNDYYHEPANAWDLSRPYSEVGLTDPEVFYTGGFYNAFPVHGQSGRGKLSGFPGSNSSDYFISGTGDFVLGNNDSNDSQISTAGLFIEDEINLTEQLILLVGGRLDFVHVESEDPMFGDMIRYLQRENPGNDYSGVEKAKDSHDDFIPNFNVGLVYKLTPTQSLYANYNYSESIPSDLGGGIALKNGGENNGKIDGDKFDRKSELVEGGFKATFLDNTLFYSADVFYQTRTDTQSRGEDIKVQITGFETEVAYQATPKFYVVAGYSYIESISKNGQSATQAPISSVNSNGGVYAYDTFYTFDGYDARTPGVPRSIINGLVAYKLTDNLSATCGILITSPMDLGFNVPAEHVAGGTGPKLDSIEIPWQYSIDLGMKYETARWAISLKMLNATDEENWGAVNSLYGNDSVYAELPRRYELAATIKW
- a CDS encoding hybrid sensor histidine kinase/response regulator; translated protein: MFASQLSTSHFIHCILGHLRSTLIVALLAIVSSTLSVAAITPLEDYVIKNLTSDDGLPMNQLNYLARSERGFLWIASFEGLIRYDGVEFDAITHQDYAELKGGAFDVLVDRHDSVWAFDTNHRYLFRYKDGEMSHWETSTHTKVVDYTLFKDWQGDIVFLGGNQFYYITDDAIAEYPIPGLNGQSVHHALFADDGSLWIADPQEGLSRINNGQVTAFSPREMGAGSNRIVNFEQGLNGSIWAITSSNDLLHYQSGSWQLYQNNLLAKSGQVRDMLTEADGTVWIGSQSGMFRYSDGTIDKLAQDDTQDDDHIFSIALTQEGGVAYTTFNNGLKLLQKRLFKTYTERNGLHRGVARCIVPYPSGGYLIGSTNGVDHINTESDTTKARFPNLRGIDITDIRIITPQDIYFSSYGQGLFHYKNGKISRTTQEHGLTSDTIYSMEQTADGRLILATYYGLDIYHGATLSNISIEDGLPSNIALSLFSDSRDRLWVSLASGGLCYLQENTPVHFTKGTELAYATVFHLSENSSGTIWGGYSGGIFRIRNNELKVFNLTGIFPRANIFHVWDDNIGGLWLTSNSGLYQLETNLFEQDELPKQIPFHSYHKANGLPSNNATAISHAHMDDQSFWVAFNGGVVKVEPDKASSAPFIPKAVIDEVNADGELIISHSINQAPTITFEPGLQRLRISYTAPAFQATTRRTFHTRLLGFEDWETTSRREAVYTNLPPGDYTFQVGTGGHDDDSIHSIDAVLNFVVKPYFHQTIAFYILAACGFLLIGYLINFLRLRASKRHRKRLSILVEARTRELRRQSEELVIAKEHAESANRIKSEFTANISHEIRTPMNSIMGFADILKEEVSDTAHKNYLSAILKSGDTLLTMIGDLLDLSKIEANKLTLSPRPTDLIANCKDTLQMFQPSLAEKDVTLEFHPEPTIPNKLIIDPSRFRQVLLNLVGNAIKFTDKGTVSIHISLVKITEHHAHIRCLVSDTGEGIPEGQLKRIFNAFEQASRDHTRTEMGSGLGLAISKRLVEMMDGSISVRSKFGVGSTFTIDLPNLEIPPNQSTDIPTTTPATPYEPTIQVAPKTEDFSTEELVEAFNNGPFSTTDRSKLIQLFETTLIPALKMIDIEELILAKVHIVEINYRYDHPTLTKLCLCIDHYCETLSIAKSRKLRLQLIEMIAQLDLPAG
- a CDS encoding hybrid sensor histidine kinase/response regulator, with the translated sequence MECSPQATEETKILIVDDEPQNLQLVGEILRREGMRFIFAINGEEAFEAAKEQQPTLILLDVMMPGIDGLGVCKQLKAEEQTEHIPVIFLTAATEVTDLVSAFAAGGVDYIKKPFIREELLARVRTHINLHVIQQQLSTLYQTKTELLTTLAHDIKNPTSAIQGLAPIMIEDIKSGNCSTDELCSMLELMGESARGMTELVNDILNEETQKHGEAAPLTEARTNAGEVISHLVRLNSISAKEKSIQLKHDLAFEPLVRISRRILTEMFDNIICNAVKYSRHGSEITIRLDPLNSSKTGFRFEVHDQAAPIPEETRDALFKKFQKGPEAPLGNSSSHGIGLAIVKRLVGLYKGQIGVYGRDDIEGNVFYLEIPTQ